From Halapricum desulfuricans, a single genomic window includes:
- a CDS encoding Vms1/Ankzf1 family peptidyl-tRNA hydrolase yields MFDELFGRAELKERIEALEDEKSQLSEQLDAERKRRKDAVTDRQAAERRVNELEDKITQLRDRIERLEAGERSIEYRRREQFSPTRVEAILDRLLSIEGDEQSILTAVLTDDHGTPRALRDGFGERAALVSRAAPCLAVTDDAGMVSVAFDVPNPPEPFAKWDDSVDIDRSWFEPTGEFTLALVRSDLFAMGVYEGRKRTAFHGFDSELKSNHSKGGFSQSRFERIRDGQIDTHLERCQEALKERPADAPLFVVGERSVLGAVADAADATATVDATGDPEPALDQAFESFWTVTVYGI; encoded by the coding sequence ATGTTCGACGAGTTGTTCGGTCGTGCCGAACTCAAAGAGCGCATCGAAGCGCTCGAAGACGAGAAGTCCCAGCTTTCGGAACAACTCGATGCCGAGCGAAAGCGTCGCAAGGACGCCGTCACCGACAGACAGGCTGCCGAACGACGCGTCAACGAACTCGAAGACAAGATCACGCAGTTGCGGGACCGAATCGAGCGTCTCGAAGCGGGCGAGCGCTCGATCGAGTATCGGCGGCGTGAGCAATTCTCACCGACCCGAGTCGAAGCGATCCTCGACCGGCTGCTCTCGATCGAGGGGGACGAACAGAGCATCCTCACGGCCGTCCTTACGGACGACCACGGGACCCCGCGGGCTCTCAGAGACGGGTTCGGCGAGCGTGCGGCGCTGGTCTCGCGTGCCGCGCCCTGTCTGGCCGTGACCGATGACGCCGGCATGGTAAGCGTCGCCTTCGACGTACCGAACCCGCCCGAGCCGTTCGCGAAATGGGACGACAGCGTCGACATCGATCGATCGTGGTTCGAGCCGACGGGGGAGTTCACGCTCGCGCTCGTCCGGTCCGACCTGTTCGCGATGGGCGTCTACGAGGGGCGCAAACGGACGGCCTTTCACGGGTTCGACAGCGAACTCAAGAGCAACCACTCCAAGGGCGGGTTCTCGCAGTCGCGGTTCGAGCGGATCCGCGACGGACAGATCGACACGCACCTCGAACGGTGTCAGGAAGCACTCAAGGAACGGCCGGCGGACGCGCCGCTTTTCGTCGTCGGTGAGCGAAGCGTCCTCGGTGCGGTGGCCGACGCTGCCGATGCGACCGCTACCGTTGATGCCACCGGTGACCCCGAACCGGCACTGGATCAGGCCTTCGAGAGTTTCTGGACTGTGACGGTATATGGGATCTAG
- a CDS encoding DUF5802 family protein, whose protein sequence is MFEQFSRGYYLGRLYVEPQDQQSAALCREQYEQIATQLYDGERAIASGKPLVMKLGTRHFQVHGGSGVPADTLAVPPEVLDDSTRVRNPPALKEVFLAKADRAAQLLEMEQSLPDQTGI, encoded by the coding sequence ATGTTCGAACAGTTCTCCCGGGGGTATTATCTCGGACGGCTGTACGTCGAGCCCCAGGACCAGCAGTCGGCAGCGCTGTGCCGCGAGCAGTACGAGCAAATCGCCACGCAACTATACGATGGCGAGAGAGCCATTGCATCGGGGAAGCCACTCGTGATGAAACTCGGGACCCGGCACTTCCAGGTCCACGGCGGGAGTGGCGTTCCGGCGGACACGCTCGCCGTCCCCCCGGAAGTGCTCGACGACAGCACGCGGGTCCGGAACCCGCCCGCACTCAAGGAGGTCTTCCTGGCGAAGGCCGATCGGGCCGCACAGCTACTCGAGATGGAACAGTCCCTGCCCGATCAGACCGGGATTTAA
- a CDS encoding ArsR/SmtB family transcription factor, with the protein MDSAELLDLLGNANRRRILRLLARKPCYVTEISEYIGVSPKAVIDHLRKLESAGLIESRVDEQRRKYFYIARGFRLEVSVSPYEYGAKSAYPASSGLDLTSCEHLSVDLEPNGESDLDSLATDLRELERLRNELSLAQRWVQGRLTDVMERIGDQIDGDDRLTVEVLLALTDGAATPHQLSRRVDAPPGIVLDVLRLLEVEDVVERDGEQWLLADT; encoded by the coding sequence ATGGACTCCGCCGAACTGCTCGATCTTCTGGGGAACGCGAACCGTCGGCGCATCCTCCGGCTGCTCGCGCGCAAACCCTGTTACGTGACGGAGATCAGTGAGTACATCGGCGTCAGTCCGAAGGCGGTTATCGATCACTTGCGAAAGCTCGAATCGGCCGGACTGATCGAGAGCCGGGTCGACGAACAGCGCCGCAAGTACTTTTATATTGCCAGGGGGTTCCGCCTGGAGGTATCCGTCTCGCCGTACGAATACGGTGCCAAGAGCGCGTACCCGGCCAGTTCAGGGCTTGATCTCACCTCCTGTGAGCACCTCTCCGTGGATCTGGAGCCGAACGGTGAGTCGGATCTCGACTCGCTCGCGACCGATCTGCGCGAACTCGAGCGGCTCCGAAACGAACTGTCGCTCGCCCAGCGGTGGGTTCAGGGACGACTGACCGACGTCATGGAGCGAATCGGCGATCAGATCGACGGCGACGACCGCCTCACCGTCGAGGTGCTGTTGGCCCTCACCGACGGGGCGGCGACCCCACATCAACTCAGTCGTCGCGTGGACGCGCCGCCGGGGATCGTGCTCGACGTGTTACGATTGCTCGAAGTCGAGGACGTCGTCGAACGCGACGGCGAACAGTGGCTGTTGGCAGACACGTGA